From the Sphingobacteruim zhuxiongii genome, the window TGCGCGAGCAGTTTGTTCAGAATGAGCAGCAATTGAAGCAGCTAGCACAAGCGATAACATGGAATAGTAAAGCGGTATTTTTAACCGAGCGGAATAAATTAAGTCATTTTGGAATTCATATGCAGCTGTATAGCAAGAATTTGATTAAAGACGAGAAGTCTAAATTAGTGCATATTGAACAGAAGCTAGGCTTGTTAAGTCCTATTCATATTTTGAAACGAGGATTTAGCATTGTTAGGAAAAATGGTAAAGCTGTTCAGCACGTTAATCAAGTTGAATTAGAGGATTTATTAGAAATTCAAGTGGAAGACGGAATTTTACAGTCAAAAGTGGTTAATAAAGAGCAATATGGAAAATAAGTATACTTACCAAGATGCCTTTCTTGAATTGCAGCAAATAGTTGCAGAGATTGAAGAGGGTGAAGTATCTGTCGATGAGTTGTCGGCAAAGATTTCACGAGCATCTTCGCTATTGGCAATCTGTAAAGCCAAACTTACGGATTCAGAGAAAGAAGTGGAAAAATTGCTAGAGAAGCTGGATAAAAGCGATGCCATTAGCGAATAAAACAAAGCGTCTACCTGTGGAAGAAATTCCATTGCTGTTGTCTGCTATTGGTCGTGACAGGGACCAACAGGCCTATAAACGTGTGTTTTATTTTTACTATCAAGATTTAGTGCGCTATAGTTTCTCCATTGTTCGAGATTATTCGATTGCAGAAGATGTAGTAGCCGATGTATTATTGAAGCTATGGCTCCTGGAGGGTAAAGCGATGGAAATACAAAATCTCTCTTTCTACTTGTTTCGAGCTGTGAAGAATTCTTCGCTTAATGAGCTTACTAAGCTACAGCGGCAAGATAGCCTAGATCAAAATTATGAGGTCATGGATCCTCAGAATCCAGAACAACTAACAATCTCTAAAGAATTTGTTGCGAATATTGAACATGCGATAGAACTACTACCTCCAAAATGTAAAACGGTCTTTTTGTTAGTGCGGGAGCAACAACTTTCGTATGCAGAAGCAGCCGATCTTCTTGGGATTTCTATCAACACGGTTAATAGACATGTGCAGCTTGCTTTGAGCAAACTGTATGAATTGATTAATAAAAAATAAAATTAATATACTGACAGTCAGCTAGATGAAAAATAATTTCATTTTTGATTGGCGATTTTTGAGTATATCGTTGTCTTCTCTTTAAAACCTGCTTTATGCACCATTCGGAAAAGGATCATTTTTTTACATTGCTAGATAACAAGCTTCAAGGAACTTTGTCGGCTGACGAGCTGAAAGAGTTAGAGGCTTTAGTCGCTTCCAATCAGGATTACAAGCAATTCTACTCCATGGTATTTTCTTCATCACAGGTAGACATTACGAATGTGGATCTTGCTTTCGATCGGCAAATAGAAAAAATTGAAGCTTTACAGAAACCTCAAATTCGTTCTATTTGGCCTAAATATTTGCGAATTGCCGCAAGCATTTTGTTGCTGGGCTTGCTAGGCTATTTTGCGTTGTATTTTACTAATTCTAATTCGGAGCAAGTGTATATGACGATGAATGGAGAAAGGGAGTTCTTTAAATTGGAAGATGGTACTGAGGTTTGGTTGAATGGCGGTAGTAAATTACGTATTTCATCGGAGTTTGGGGAGCAGGATCGTCGTGTTGAATTGGAAGGTGAGGGATATTTTCACGTGGCGAAAGATGCCAAAAAACCTTTTTTCGTTAATGCAAAGAATACGCAAATTCGAGTGTTGGGAACAACCTTCAATGTACGTGCTTACGCTGAGGAAGACAAAACCGAAACTATCCTTATCGAAGGAAAAGTGGAATTAAAGGCAGGAGAAAAACATCAGCCCTATACCATGTCGCCCGGAGAAAAAGTTGCTGTAGTTTCAAGTTCTGATGCGCAAGCGGCATTATCTGCAGATGATGGTCGTGTAACGCAACTTGGGGATGTCGCATTAGTAGTCTCGAGTAAGGATCTTGGTAATCTTACAAATTCCAAAGAGATCCAATGGCGTTCAAATAAGCTGGTTTTTGATAATGAGTCGATGTCTATTGTGTTTTCAAAGTTGGAGAAATGGTACAATGTGAAGATTGAGACGACAGTAGGTGACATCAATAAAAGCCGCTTTTCCGGTTATTTCAATGATGTTCCTATTGACGAAGTGTTGAAAACATTGAAAGAGACAGGTAATATCAAATCTTTTAAACGTGT encodes:
- the xseB gene encoding exodeoxyribonuclease VII small subunit, which produces MENKYTYQDAFLELQQIVAEIEEGEVSVDELSAKISRASSLLAICKAKLTDSEKEVEKLLEKLDKSDAISE
- a CDS encoding sigma-70 family RNA polymerase sigma factor → MPLANKTKRLPVEEIPLLLSAIGRDRDQQAYKRVFYFYYQDLVRYSFSIVRDYSIAEDVVADVLLKLWLLEGKAMEIQNLSFYLFRAVKNSSLNELTKLQRQDSLDQNYEVMDPQNPEQLTISKEFVANIEHAIELLPPKCKTVFLLVREQQLSYAEAADLLGISINTVNRHVQLALSKLYELINKK
- a CDS encoding FecR family protein, encoding MHHSEKDHFFTLLDNKLQGTLSADELKELEALVASNQDYKQFYSMVFSSSQVDITNVDLAFDRQIEKIEALQKPQIRSIWPKYLRIAASILLLGLLGYFALYFTNSNSEQVYMTMNGEREFFKLEDGTEVWLNGGSKLRISSEFGEQDRRVELEGEGYFHVAKDAKKPFFVNAKNTQIRVLGTTFNVRAYAEEDKTETILIEGKVELKAGEKHQPYTMSPGEKVAVVSSSDAQAALSADDGRVTQLGDVALVVSSKDLGNLTNSKEIQWRSNKLVFDNESMSIVFSKLEKWYNVKIETTVGDINKSRFSGYFNDVPIDEVLKTLKETGNIKSFKRVGNSYTVE